A single genomic interval of Symphalangus syndactylus isolate Jambi chromosome 18, NHGRI_mSymSyn1-v2.1_pri, whole genome shotgun sequence harbors:
- the NIPSNAP1 gene encoding protein NipSnap homolog 1: protein MAPRLCSISVAARRLLGGPGPRAGDVAAAAAARFYSKDNEGSWFRSLFVHKVDPRKDAHSTLLSKKETSNLYKIQFHNVKPEYLDAYNSLTEAVLPKLHLDEDYPCSLVGNWNTWYGEQDQAVHLWRFSGGYPALMDCMNKLKNNKEYLEFRRERSQMLLSRRNQLLLEFSFWNEPQPRIGPNIYELRTYKLKPGTMIEWGNNWARAIKYRQENQEAVGGFFSQIGELYVVHHLWAYKDLQSREETRNAAWRKRGWDENVYYTVPLVRHMESRIMIPLKISPLQ, encoded by the exons ATGGCTCCGCGGCTGTGCAGCATCTCTGTGGCGGCGCGGCGGCTGCTGGGGGGCCCGGGGCCCCGCGCTGGGGACGTTGCAGCTGCAGCTGCGGCGCG TTTCTATTCCAAGGACAATGAAGGCAGCTGGTTCCGCTCCCTCTTTGTTCACAAGGTGGATCCCCGGAAGGATGCCCACTCCACCCTGCTGTCCAAGAAGGAAACCAGCAACCTCTATAAGATCCAGT TTCACAACGTAAAGCCCGAATACCTGGACGCCTACAACAGCCTCAC GGAGGCTGTGCTGCCCAAGCTGCACCTGGATGAGGACTACCCGTGCTCACTGGTGGGCAACTGGAACACGTGGTATGGGGAGCAGGACCAGGCAG TGCACCTGTGGCGATTCTCAGGTGGCTACCCAGCCCTCATGGACTGCATGAACAAGCTCAAAAACAATAAG GAGTACCTGGAGTTCCGAAGGGAGCGGAGCCAGATGCTGCTGTCCAGGAGAAACCAGTTGCTCCTCGAGTTCAGCTTCTGGAATGAGCCACAGCCCAGAATAGGTCCCAACATCTATGAGCTGAGGACATACAAGCTCAAG CCAGGAACCATGATCGAGTGGGGGAACAACTG GGCTCGGGCCATCAAGTACCGGCAGGAGAACCAGGAGGCAGTGGGCGGCTTCTTCTCACAAATAGGAGAGCTCTACGTGGTGCACCATCTCTGGG CCTATAAAGACCTGCAGTCTCGGGAGGAGACTCGAAACGCTGCCTGgaggaagagaggctgggatgaaaaTGTCTACTATACAG TCCCCCTGGTGCGACACATGGAGTCTAGGATCATGATCCCCTTGAAGATCTCGCCTCTGCAGTGA